In Candidatus Defluviibacterium haderslevense, the following are encoded in one genomic region:
- a CDS encoding GNAT family N-acetyltransferase, whose product MYSFNPFPILSTTRLILREITVADQNEIFGLRSDPRVIEYIDRPKVQSLNDAIDWIQFIHSATTNGENIVWGICLKGASRLIGSICLWNFEHSNHSVEIGYSLVPEYHRRGIMNEAMKAVLTYGFMQMKVTRITAVVNPMNKSSNLLLEKNGFINSGFLNQQNNELKNVLYILEVQKHQL is encoded by the coding sequence ATGTATTCCTTTAATCCATTTCCAATATTAAGCACCACTAGACTTATTTTACGCGAAATTACAGTTGCTGATCAAAATGAGATCTTTGGTTTAAGATCGGATCCAAGAGTTATAGAGTATATTGATAGGCCTAAAGTGCAATCATTGAATGATGCAATAGATTGGATCCAATTCATTCATTCTGCAACAACAAATGGAGAAAACATAGTTTGGGGTATTTGTCTTAAAGGTGCATCAAGACTAATCGGCTCCATATGTTTATGGAATTTTGAACATTCTAATCATTCTGTTGAAATTGGATATAGTTTGGTCCCTGAATATCATCGAAGAGGGATCATGAATGAAGCCATGAAAGCTGTGTTGACATATGGTTTTATGCAAATGAAAGTAACAAGAATAACAGCAGTAGTAAATCCAATGAACAAATCTTCGAATTTACTATTAGAAAAAAATGGATTTATAAATTCAGGTTTTTTAAATCAACAGAATAATGAGCTAAAAAATGTGCTCTATATTTTGGAGGTTCAAAAACATCAG
- a CDS encoding T9SS type A sorting domain-containing protein: MKLISYIFIYLISNQYIDAQWTIIIKNIPASTPSNASIYIAGSFNNWDPANQAFKLVQVGFKEFKIDLNISKGTYEFKFTRGAWNSVEGTSSGVYVPNRKFSYNGRLDTTYLEISGWEDLDKFNSGNSTAGPNVSIITNNFYIPQLDRQRRIWIYTPPDYDQTIDRLPILYMFDGQNLFDQYTSFAGEWCVDETLDQLFKEQHLRIIVVGIDNGGAERLDEYTPWPNPSYGGGKGDLTIRFIVETLKPYIDAHYRTIDKASSTGLMGSSLGGLLSNYGILHYQNTFHKAGIFSPSFWYSNEAFLQAGKDPISNPLKIYMIGGQQEGSNMMQNIFRMKDSLLSHGMRNDLLKVSIHPDGIHNETYWKREFGNAVSWLFQDDINSIQDYPLDSVQVYPNIVYDLLQINCLSCEGQIIIYDSLGQFVNAYSFKHSKSINVSQLKTGKYFIKFISKEGYTNNNVFIKF, from the coding sequence ATGAAGTTGATATCTTATATTTTCATTTATTTAATTTCAAATCAATATATTGATGCTCAATGGACCATTATTATCAAAAACATACCAGCATCCACACCAAGTAATGCTTCAATATATATTGCAGGCAGTTTTAATAATTGGGATCCGGCTAATCAAGCATTCAAATTAGTTCAGGTAGGATTTAAGGAATTTAAAATAGATTTAAACATTTCTAAAGGAACTTATGAATTTAAATTCACCCGGGGCGCTTGGAATTCCGTGGAAGGTACATCTTCAGGGGTTTATGTTCCCAATCGGAAGTTTAGCTATAATGGTCGCTTGGATACTACCTATTTAGAGATTAGTGGCTGGGAAGATTTAGATAAGTTCAATTCTGGAAATTCAACTGCCGGGCCAAATGTCAGTATCATTACTAATAATTTCTATATACCTCAACTGGATCGGCAACGAAGGATATGGATTTATACGCCACCCGACTATGATCAAACTATAGATAGATTACCAATTCTTTATATGTTTGATGGTCAAAATTTATTTGATCAATATACAAGTTTTGCCGGAGAATGGTGTGTGGATGAGACTTTAGATCAATTATTTAAAGAACAACATTTAAGAATTATAGTAGTAGGCATTGACAATGGTGGTGCTGAAAGACTTGATGAATATACTCCATGGCCTAATCCAAGTTATGGAGGAGGAAAGGGAGATCTAACGATTAGATTTATTGTAGAAACCCTGAAACCTTATATAGATGCTCATTATAGAACAATTGACAAAGCATCTTCCACCGGACTCATGGGAAGCTCTTTGGGAGGACTTTTGAGCAATTATGGAATTCTTCATTATCAAAATACTTTTCATAAAGCCGGTATTTTTAGTCCATCCTTTTGGTATTCGAATGAAGCTTTTTTACAAGCTGGAAAAGATCCTATATCAAATCCTTTAAAAATATACATGATCGGAGGACAACAAGAAGGTTCTAATATGATGCAGAATATATTCCGAATGAAGGATTCATTATTATCTCATGGAATGCGCAATGATCTATTGAAAGTATCCATACATCCGGATGGAATACATAATGAAACCTATTGGAAACGTGAATTCGGAAACGCAGTATCTTGGTTATTCCAAGATGATATTAATAGCATACAAGATTACCCACTTGATTCTGTTCAAGTATATCCCAATATAGTTTATGATCTTTTGCAAATTAATTGTTTGAGCTGTGAAGGCCAAATCATCATTTATGATTCTTTAGGGCAATTCGTGAATGCATATTCTTTCAAACACTCAAAAAGTATTAATGTGAGTCAGTTGAAGACTGGAAAGTATTTTATAAAATTTATTTCTAAGGAGGGTTACACTAATAATAATGTATTTATAAAATTTTGA
- the gldN gene encoding gliding motility protein GldN: MSNFRISLLVVFLVASVSWTLRAQTGEEEMTESSILDDTTGYMDDIVDRNLVPEQRFLSYEPIRESDITWQKRIWRVIDVREKMNLPFMYPNRAFFAILIDAASKGDMKIFKEEDFKKPMTGEQLDKLLHSTDTTSVWNPDTYLEELKIVTSDIDYKDIQSFRVKEMWYFDKESSRLNVRILGIAPIKDEKDDAGNIKYSGPMFWIYYPELRKILSKERVFNDKNDISPGTWADVMDGRFFSSYIIKSSNVQDLRLNDIFKGENDGVKLLLESERIKNELLNFEHDLWVY, from the coding sequence ATGAGTAATTTCAGAATTTCTTTATTGGTTGTTTTCTTGGTCGCTTCTGTCTCGTGGACTTTGCGTGCACAAACTGGAGAAGAGGAGATGACAGAGTCGAGTATACTCGATGACACTACAGGATATATGGATGATATCGTAGATCGGAATTTAGTTCCTGAACAACGATTTTTATCATATGAACCTATTCGGGAGTCTGATATTACTTGGCAAAAAAGAATTTGGAGAGTCATTGACGTTAGAGAGAAAATGAATCTTCCATTCATGTATCCGAATAGAGCTTTTTTCGCAATCTTAATAGATGCAGCGTCTAAAGGTGATATGAAAATTTTCAAAGAGGAGGATTTCAAAAAACCGATGACTGGTGAACAATTGGATAAATTATTACACAGTACTGATACGACTTCAGTTTGGAATCCGGATACTTATTTGGAAGAATTGAAAATCGTAACATCAGATATTGATTATAAAGATATCCAAAGCTTCAGGGTTAAAGAAATGTGGTATTTTGATAAGGAGTCTTCAAGATTGAATGTAAGAATTCTTGGAATTGCACCGATCAAAGATGAAAAAGACGATGCCGGTAATATTAAATATTCAGGACCTATGTTTTGGATTTATTATCCTGAGTTGCGTAAAATTTTATCAAAAGAACGCGTGTTCAATGACAAAAATGACATTTCTCCAGGTACCTGGGCAGATGTTATGGATGGTCGATTTTTCTCAAGCTACATTATTAAATCTTCAAATGTTCAGGATTTACGTTTGAATGATATTTTTAAAGGTGAGAATGATGGTGTTAAGCTATTACTTGAATCTGAACGTATCAAAAACGAACTACTTAATTTCGAACATGATCTTTGGGTGTATTAA
- the gldL gene encoding gliding motility protein GldL produces MAIYKQNWFKYAKNLVIGVGASVVMIGALFKILSLEGGDQMLTAGLVTEAFLFLLLGLIPPDKDYYWEKLYPGLEDYESRINPLTEGPQKGGARPINGDVVENQLGGMLGELQMMSKSLGSLKALQEVDFSKTGDQIKGMGNFYTRMNEAMAELGNSLEDTKNYKNQVAALNKNLTNLNSVYGNILGAYKTMGSSQS; encoded by the coding sequence ATGGCTATTTACAAACAAAATTGGTTTAAGTACGCAAAAAATTTAGTAATTGGTGTCGGAGCTTCTGTCGTTATGATTGGTGCCCTTTTCAAAATATTGTCTTTGGAAGGCGGGGATCAAATGTTAACAGCTGGTCTTGTAACCGAAGCATTTTTATTCTTATTATTAGGACTTATTCCACCAGATAAGGATTATTACTGGGAAAAACTTTACCCAGGATTGGAAGATTATGAATCAAGAATCAATCCATTAACTGAAGGTCCTCAAAAAGGTGGAGCTAGACCAATTAATGGTGATGTAGTTGAAAATCAATTAGGTGGTATGTTGGGTGAATTACAAATGATGTCAAAATCTTTAGGTTCATTGAAAGCATTACAAGAAGTTGATTTTTCTAAAACAGGTGACCAAATTAAAGGTATGGGTAATTTTTATACTCGTATGAATGAAGCTATGGCAGAGTTGGGTAATTCATTGGAAGATACAAAGAATTATAAGAATCAAGTTGCTGCTTTAAACAAGAATTTGACGAATTTGAATTCAGTTTATGGCAACATTTTAGGTGCTTACAAAACGATGGGCAGTAGCCAATCATAA
- a CDS encoding SUMF1/EgtB/PvdO family nonheme iron enzyme, with protein MRNLNLSLLVLLTLITFSCGKRQQDGQLTGVLDRPKWGSVNPYGMVYVPSGTLTIGQSDQDFFNTHTQTAKTISISGFFMDDTEITNNEYRQFVFWVKDSLAHAALGHFVEGEDGNTEKIDWEQEIDWEDEALKDMNFQGADAFKGVAELDSRKFIYEWEYKDWQTAAHVRDIKRSSIIHKEKTNIYPDTLCWIRDFTYSYNEPFTRNYFSHPSFDDYPVVGINWKQARAFCYWRTSLWNAFKGEDEPNTEEYRLPTESEWEWAARGGRELAPFPWGGYYLRNAKGCLLANFKPGRGNYPEDGGQYTVKADAYFPNEYGLFNMSGNVAEWTESSYQDNAHSFVHDMNPDIKYDAKPEDPEAYKRKVLRGGSWKDIGYYLQTGTRNWEFQDTSKSYIGFRTVLTFLGRSINDF; from the coding sequence ATGAGGAATTTGAATCTGTCTCTTTTGGTCTTGCTGACGTTAATAACTTTTTCCTGTGGAAAAAGACAGCAAGACGGTCAACTCACCGGGGTACTCGATAGACCGAAGTGGGGTAGTGTTAATCCTTATGGGATGGTATATGTACCAAGCGGTACATTAACCATAGGTCAATCTGATCAGGATTTTTTTAATACCCATACGCAAACTGCGAAAACCATTTCCATTTCTGGATTTTTTATGGACGACACCGAAATAACGAATAATGAATATCGTCAATTCGTGTTTTGGGTAAAGGATTCATTGGCACATGCTGCTTTAGGTCATTTTGTAGAAGGGGAAGATGGAAATACCGAGAAAATCGATTGGGAACAAGAGATTGATTGGGAAGATGAAGCCCTAAAGGACATGAATTTCCAAGGAGCCGATGCTTTTAAAGGAGTAGCAGAATTAGACTCTCGTAAGTTTATCTACGAATGGGAGTATAAAGACTGGCAAACTGCAGCTCATGTTAGAGATATAAAAAGGAGCTCTATCATCCATAAGGAGAAAACCAACATTTATCCAGATACCTTATGTTGGATTAGAGATTTCACCTATTCATATAATGAACCATTCACTAGAAATTATTTTTCACATCCTTCTTTTGATGATTATCCTGTAGTTGGAATTAACTGGAAACAAGCCAGAGCATTCTGTTATTGGAGAACATCATTATGGAATGCATTTAAAGGTGAAGATGAGCCTAATACAGAGGAGTATCGATTACCAACTGAAAGTGAATGGGAATGGGCAGCTAGAGGTGGCCGCGAGTTAGCACCATTTCCTTGGGGTGGATATTATTTAAGAAATGCCAAAGGTTGTTTGTTGGCTAATTTCAAACCAGGAAGAGGTAATTATCCGGAAGACGGAGGACAATATACTGTGAAAGCAGATGCCTATTTTCCAAATGAATATGGACTATTTAATATGTCTGGAAATGTTGCAGAATGGACTGAATCTTCATATCAAGATAATGCACATAGTTTTGTTCACGATATGAACCCTGATATTAAGTATGATGCTAAACCCGAAGATCCAGAGGCATATAAGAGAAAAGTACTTAGAGGTGGTTCATGGAAAGACATAGGTTACTATTTACAAACAGGTACTCGTAATTGGGAATTTCAGGATACGTCTAAATCATATATTGGATTTAGGACAGTATTGACATTCTTAGGAAGATCTATTAATGATTTCTAG
- a CDS encoding type IX secretion system membrane protein PorP/SprF, whose amino-acid sequence MKKIRICLALVGFLFLMGHRGTSQQYPLSLTRFIHPYRLNIATGGIDGKVTVSGIYRDQWSGLPGHPRGSSISISAPLNEWSGAWGAQLEDQRIGLEHHIGSLVSYSQVFPMNQILIAGGLGLGYQYINVDYNSIRTPDGNYQGTIIDHNDPHLDLARLTGQNINVHPAIYFQTHWFESGIELEWPLIYFSKEKTQFYTKNKNLKFLINKEYKVGKYELYSHLVVNSDFVQIQSEILLKIQVNGNIFGSILWRGFNENTLDGVGGMVGFRLNSKIWLVYGVELPLNKIKNQISGLNQEMGLRVQWNRSMSRYKIPLIYHPRWSD is encoded by the coding sequence TTGAAAAAAATTAGAATCTGTTTGGCTCTGGTGGGTTTCTTGTTTTTGATGGGACATCGAGGAACTAGTCAACAATATCCGTTATCCTTAACAAGATTTATACATCCATATCGATTAAATATAGCTACTGGGGGAATAGACGGCAAAGTTACAGTCAGTGGAATATACCGAGATCAGTGGAGTGGATTACCTGGGCATCCGAGAGGTAGTTCCATTAGTATTAGTGCTCCACTGAATGAATGGAGTGGAGCATGGGGAGCACAGTTAGAAGACCAAAGAATTGGGCTTGAGCATCATATAGGATCTTTAGTATCTTATAGTCAAGTATTTCCAATGAATCAAATATTAATAGCCGGAGGTTTAGGCTTAGGTTACCAATACATAAATGTAGATTATAATTCAATTCGAACTCCGGATGGGAATTACCAAGGAACTATCATTGATCACAATGATCCACATTTAGATCTTGCCCGATTAACAGGCCAAAACATCAATGTGCATCCTGCCATTTATTTTCAGACGCATTGGTTTGAAAGCGGTATAGAATTAGAATGGCCATTAATCTATTTTTCAAAAGAAAAAACGCAATTTTATACTAAAAATAAAAATTTGAAGTTTTTAATAAATAAGGAATATAAAGTAGGTAAGTACGAACTTTATAGTCATCTTGTTGTGAATTCTGATTTTGTTCAGATTCAGAGTGAAATATTATTAAAAATTCAAGTTAATGGCAATATTTTTGGAAGTATTTTGTGGCGTGGCTTTAATGAAAACACGCTAGATGGAGTTGGTGGAATGGTAGGATTTAGGCTCAATTCAAAAATTTGGTTGGTTTATGGAGTGGAATTACCATTAAATAAAATAAAAAATCAAATTTCTGGATTGAATCAGGAAATGGGATTGCGAGTTCAATGGAATCGCAGTATGAGTCGATATAAGATCCCTTTAATTTATCATCCAAGGTGGTCTGATTAG
- a CDS encoding thioredoxin domain-containing protein — protein MNRLNLSSSPYLKQHENNPVHWWSWGLDALAEAKLRNKPILVSVGYSTCHWCHVMAHESFEDIEVANIMNEYFINIKVDREERPDIDHYLMDAIQLMGVSGGWPLHCFLTPDLKPFFGGTYFPPEPKYGRPSWSQILVSVHQAFVHKTNQIVNSADKLAEELRNQYRLTILSDSSLFEQSTIINEAFQQIKSFWDKEYGGFGFGQKFPNTTVLRYLINHDNYHPNQETNEHLNKSVQMMCLGGIFDHLAGGFSRYTVDRQWMIPHFEKMAYDQALILRTLSELYNRTKDSFYLYFIEKSTAFWESNMKLDNGLFIAAIDADSEGKEGAFYVWKLDEIKAIIGADSDLFLKYFNLNPFEHSGEFVISLNTDLFYLNKDANQVLGKLKFQLEKLLENRNLRISPLKDIKQILAWNALMITAYCQVFKNTGIQAFRENALNGIRAITDLYVIQSGTSLYARTLTHNKQEGTAFLEDYAYLLEAFIACYQISFDNHYITCAENLVDHLNKYFKQGHFLYSLASIEQSGSLEPIFDSVDSAIPNPNAVICESMMVLYLITSNESYLNDAKSMIHKVTQPLKNGYFQHASWLSLLLKMELGWNTVKAKDPITVIRYFEKLYINDLILILDTNLKNDEIQYCSDSVCYPKVTSHAEMKELYNQLYFEKN, from the coding sequence ATGAATCGCTTAAACCTATCTTCAAGTCCTTATCTAAAGCAACACGAAAATAATCCGGTCCATTGGTGGTCTTGGGGCTTAGATGCTTTGGCAGAAGCTAAACTAAGGAATAAGCCCATTTTGGTTAGTGTAGGATATTCCACATGCCATTGGTGTCATGTCATGGCACATGAGTCATTTGAAGACATTGAAGTGGCAAACATCATGAATGAGTATTTTATCAATATTAAGGTTGATCGAGAGGAACGACCTGACATTGATCATTATTTAATGGATGCCATCCAACTAATGGGTGTTTCAGGGGGATGGCCCTTACATTGCTTTTTAACACCGGATCTTAAACCTTTTTTTGGAGGAACATACTTTCCTCCTGAGCCAAAGTACGGCCGTCCATCATGGTCTCAAATATTAGTATCTGTTCATCAAGCTTTTGTTCATAAAACGAATCAAATTGTTAACTCAGCTGATAAATTAGCAGAAGAATTAAGAAATCAATATCGTTTAACAATATTATCTGATTCTTCATTATTCGAACAATCGACAATAATAAATGAAGCATTTCAACAAATTAAATCTTTTTGGGATAAAGAATATGGAGGTTTCGGATTTGGACAGAAATTTCCAAATACTACAGTTTTACGTTATCTGATAAACCATGATAATTATCACCCTAATCAGGAGACCAATGAACACCTAAATAAGTCAGTTCAAATGATGTGTCTGGGTGGAATATTTGATCACTTGGCAGGCGGGTTTAGCCGTTACACAGTAGATCGTCAATGGATGATACCACATTTTGAAAAAATGGCCTATGATCAAGCCCTAATACTTCGAACTTTAAGTGAGCTTTATAACAGAACCAAAGATAGCTTTTACCTTTATTTTATTGAAAAAAGTACAGCTTTTTGGGAATCCAACATGAAATTAGACAATGGTTTATTTATAGCTGCAATAGATGCAGATAGTGAAGGGAAGGAAGGGGCATTTTATGTGTGGAAGTTGGATGAAATCAAAGCTATTATTGGTGCGGATAGTGACTTGTTTTTAAAATACTTCAACCTAAACCCTTTTGAGCATTCAGGAGAATTTGTCATTTCATTGAATACAGATCTTTTTTATTTAAATAAAGATGCGAATCAAGTCCTTGGAAAATTGAAATTTCAACTTGAAAAACTTCTTGAAAATAGGAACTTGCGTATTTCACCTTTAAAGGATATTAAGCAAATTTTAGCATGGAATGCTTTAATGATAACGGCGTATTGCCAAGTCTTTAAAAATACAGGCATTCAGGCCTTTCGCGAAAATGCATTAAATGGAATTCGCGCAATAACAGATTTATATGTTATTCAGTCAGGTACCTCCTTATATGCACGAACCCTGACCCACAATAAACAAGAGGGTACAGCCTTTTTAGAAGATTATGCCTATTTACTAGAAGCATTTATAGCCTGTTATCAGATTAGTTTTGACAACCATTATATTACCTGTGCCGAAAACCTAGTTGATCATCTTAATAAATACTTTAAACAAGGTCATTTTCTATATTCTTTAGCATCTATTGAACAGTCAGGCTCTTTGGAGCCAATATTTGACTCCGTAGATTCAGCCATACCTAATCCTAATGCAGTAATTTGTGAGTCAATGATGGTCCTTTATTTAATAACATCTAATGAAAGCTACTTAAATGATGCTAAGTCCATGATTCATAAAGTAACCCAGCCATTAAAAAATGGGTACTTTCAACATGCATCTTGGTTGAGTTTGTTGCTTAAAATGGAACTAGGTTGGAATACAGTAAAGGCTAAAGATCCAATAACTGTAATAAGATATTTTGAAAAATTGTATATAAATGATTTAATTTTGATTTTGGATACCAATTTAAAAAATGATGAAATACAATATTGCAGTGATTCCGTTTGTTATCCAAAGGTGACTAGTCACGCAGAAATGAAAGAACTATACAATCAATTGTACTTTGAAAAAAATTAG
- a CDS encoding MBL fold metallo-hydrolase, giving the protein MIMCSCATCLSKDLKDKRLRTSIHIQESNVSLVIDIGPDFRQQMLTHHIPDISAILLTHNHVDHTAGIDDIRPYNGIQNGTIPFFGEQYVLEDLKNRFHYIFSEHRYHGLPQVDLKTIEPNKTFLINDLPILPLRVMHGHLPILAYKIKNLVYITDASLIDEQVIDSMRGVECLVINALRIAKHPTHFNLKDCLDMIQLIQPRKAYIIHLSHQMGTHAAISAQLPEHVAIAFDGLTLEI; this is encoded by the coding sequence ATGATCATGTGTTCATGTGCTACTTGTTTATCTAAGGATCTTAAGGACAAAAGACTTAGGACGTCTATACATATACAGGAAAGTAATGTTTCCCTGGTTATTGATATTGGCCCTGATTTTAGACAGCAGATGCTAACGCATCACATTCCTGATATTTCGGCCATATTATTAACACACAATCATGTGGATCATACTGCGGGAATTGATGATATTAGACCTTATAATGGAATTCAAAATGGGACCATTCCTTTTTTTGGAGAACAATATGTATTGGAAGATCTCAAAAACCGGTTCCATTATATATTTTCTGAACACAGGTATCATGGTTTGCCTCAAGTTGATTTAAAAACAATAGAACCCAATAAAACTTTTTTAATTAATGATTTGCCCATTTTACCCTTGAGGGTTATGCATGGCCATTTACCAATTCTTGCTTACAAGATTAAAAATTTGGTGTATATTACTGATGCTAGTTTGATCGATGAACAAGTGATAGACTCAATGAGGGGTGTGGAATGTTTGGTTATTAATGCGCTTCGGATAGCAAAACATCCAACACACTTTAATTTAAAAGATTGCCTGGATATGATTCAGTTAATACAACCGAGAAAAGCGTATATCATACACCTTAGTCATCAAATGGGAACTCATGCAGCAATAAGTGCCCAATTACCAGAACATGTAGCAATAGCTTTTGATGGTCTAACCCTTGAAATATGA
- a CDS encoding polyprenol monophosphomannose synthase — translation MATSIVIIPTYNEIENIEDILRAVMALDPHFDVLVMDDGSPDGTADAVRTLQIEFKNRIHLIVRKEKSGLGTAYILGFKWALEHQYQYILEMDADFSHPPLKLLELRDKCFSNEADVAIGSRYVKGGGVVNWPFLRLFLSKSASIYVQLITGMKVKDPTAGFVCYARRVLEAIQLDDIQFVGYAFQIEMKYAAHKLGFKLCEVPIIFPDRIKGKSKMNIYIIREALTGVFKMRFFDK, via the coding sequence TTGGCTACATCCATTGTTATTATTCCTACTTATAATGAAATTGAGAATATTGAAGATATTCTGAGAGCGGTAATGGCATTGGATCCACATTTTGATGTATTGGTCATGGATGATGGTTCGCCAGATGGCACAGCAGATGCCGTTCGGACACTGCAAATTGAATTTAAAAACAGGATTCATTTAATTGTTAGAAAGGAAAAATCTGGTTTGGGTACCGCTTATATTCTAGGATTTAAATGGGCTTTAGAGCATCAATACCAATATATATTAGAAATGGATGCCGATTTTAGTCATCCTCCCCTTAAATTATTGGAATTAAGAGATAAATGCTTCAGTAATGAGGCCGATGTTGCTATTGGATCAAGATATGTTAAAGGAGGTGGTGTTGTCAATTGGCCATTTCTTAGATTGTTTTTATCTAAATCTGCATCCATCTATGTTCAGTTGATAACAGGAATGAAAGTTAAAGATCCTACAGCGGGTTTTGTATGTTATGCTCGTCGTGTATTGGAAGCTATCCAATTGGACGACATCCAATTTGTAGGTTATGCATTCCAGATCGAAATGAAGTATGCTGCTCATAAATTAGGATTTAAATTATGTGAGGTACCAATAATTTTTCCAGACCGGATTAAGGGGAAATCTAAAATGAATATTTACATTATCAGAGAAGCTTTGACTGGTGTTTTTAAAATGCGGTTTTTTGATAAGTAA